A genomic stretch from Rhodothermales bacterium includes:
- a CDS encoding phosphate ABC transporter ATP-binding protein, with protein sequence MVTDTAIAQPEATVDSRNVLEVRDLSVRYGNQVALSGVTLDVPQHEIFGIIGPANGGKTTFLKAINRMDMFNSSMKVEGDIRFLGKNVNEWRNVYALRRRVGVVFPLPVGLPLSIYDNVALSPRLSGTKQKADLDVIVERCLRRAALWDEVKDRLDSLGSLLSGGQQQRLTIARALSQDPDLLMLDEFSIAVDPVTTMRIEDVLKGLREKVTIILVTNLVQQARRLADRTAFFLNGQCVEIGETEALFSGEVKDQRTTDYIQGRFG encoded by the coding sequence ATGGTGACGGATACCGCCATAGCCCAACCCGAAGCCACGGTCGACAGCCGGAACGTGCTAGAGGTGCGTGATCTTTCCGTACGCTACGGTAACCAGGTGGCTCTGTCAGGCGTCACCCTCGACGTTCCACAGCACGAGATCTTCGGCATCATCGGGCCTGCGAACGGTGGCAAGACGACATTTCTGAAGGCCATCAATCGCATGGACATGTTCAACTCGTCCATGAAGGTCGAGGGCGATATCCGCTTTCTTGGAAAGAATGTCAACGAGTGGCGAAACGTATACGCACTCAGGCGGAGAGTTGGTGTAGTATTTCCTCTTCCGGTCGGGCTCCCGCTCAGCATTTACGACAACGTCGCCCTCTCTCCTCGTCTGTCCGGCACAAAGCAGAAGGCTGACCTCGATGTCATCGTGGAGCGCTGTCTTCGTCGCGCCGCCCTGTGGGATGAAGTGAAGGATCGCCTCGACTCCCTCGGCAGTCTCCTCTCGGGCGGCCAGCAGCAGCGACTGACGATCGCGCGAGCCCTTTCGCAGGATCCCGACCTCTTGATGCTCGATGAGTTTTCAATCGCTGTCGATCCCGTTACGACGATGCGAATCGAGGACGTGCTCAAAGGGCTTCGCGAGAAAGTGACCATCATTCTCGTGACGAACCTCGTTCAGCAGGCCCGGCGGCTTGCGGACCGGACGGCGTTCTTTCTGAACGGCCAGTGCGTAGAGATCGGCGAGACCGAGGCGCTGTTCAGCGGAGAGGTAAAAGATCAGCGGACGACCGACTATATACAGGGCCGGTTCGGCTGA
- the apgM gene encoding 2,3-bisphosphoglycerate-independent phosphoglycerate mutase, whose product MNSTSPSALKGLMIILDGLGDRPVEQFGGQTPLEAAATPNLDDMVERGMSGMVRPIRPWVPVGTQVGTALLMGLAAADIPLLNRGPVEAAGAGLKLRDGDIALRCNFATLRENGVALEIDDRRAGRIDSGTSELAAAVDGMELFGGVVAGFRASTQHRAVLRLSGTGLSADITDTDPGSGNEAWGIQPCRPLDPGDTVAQRTAALVNEFVQRAHEVLDAHPVNDARRSRGQLPANGLLTRGAGVVMTPRNFVNQLGLSATLITGEGTVDGLGRLFGFSVINKPEFTGAQVTDIEAKIEAARAALKDSDLVFVHFKGTDVAAHDLNPAAKRDFIEKVDAFMPTLVNDDVVVAVTGDHTTDSTTGRHTGDAVPGVILARGSRLDEVPRFAESTCGAGALGSVTSTSFLMAMLDHMHVLHNYRGYEDEFIQ is encoded by the coding sequence ATCATTCTGGATGGGCTGGGTGATCGCCCGGTAGAGCAATTTGGAGGCCAGACGCCCCTTGAGGCCGCTGCGACGCCGAATCTCGACGATATGGTCGAGCGCGGAATGTCCGGTATGGTCCGACCGATTCGACCCTGGGTGCCGGTAGGCACACAGGTAGGTACCGCTCTCCTCATGGGGCTGGCTGCAGCCGACATACCGCTTCTGAACCGCGGGCCCGTCGAAGCCGCGGGAGCCGGCCTAAAGCTGCGGGATGGTGACATCGCACTGAGGTGCAATTTCGCCACACTCCGCGAGAATGGAGTGGCCCTTGAAATCGACGATCGCCGAGCCGGGCGAATCGATTCCGGGACTTCAGAACTCGCAGCAGCAGTCGACGGCATGGAGTTGTTCGGAGGTGTCGTAGCAGGATTTCGAGCGTCGACCCAGCATCGAGCCGTGCTTCGCCTCTCGGGCACGGGGCTGTCGGCCGACATCACCGATACAGATCCCGGCTCAGGAAACGAGGCGTGGGGCATCCAGCCGTGTCGGCCGCTGGATCCGGGCGACACGGTCGCGCAGCGAACAGCCGCACTCGTAAACGAGTTCGTTCAGAGGGCCCACGAAGTGCTCGATGCACATCCCGTCAACGACGCGCGGCGGTCGCGGGGGCAGCTTCCCGCCAACGGGTTGTTGACGCGCGGTGCGGGCGTAGTCATGACTCCGCGGAACTTCGTTAACCAGCTTGGTCTCTCGGCGACTCTGATAACGGGCGAGGGAACGGTCGACGGACTTGGAAGACTCTTCGGCTTCTCGGTGATCAACAAACCCGAGTTCACGGGCGCGCAGGTAACCGACATCGAAGCGAAGATAGAAGCCGCGCGAGCAGCGTTGAAAGATTCCGACCTGGTATTCGTTCACTTCAAGGGAACGGATGTTGCCGCGCACGATCTGAACCCAGCCGCGAAACGTGACTTCATCGAGAAGGTCGATGCATTCATGCCGACCCTGGTAAACGATGACGTTGTTGTTGCCGTTACGGGAGATCACACGACGGATTCGACAACCGGCCGGCATACCGGCGACGCCGTGCCCGGTGTGATTCTCGCGCGCGGCTCTCGTCTCGATGAGGTACCGCGATTCGCCGAGAGCACGTGTGGGGCCGGAGCGCTCGGCAGCGTCACGTCTACGTCCTTCCTGATGGCAATGCTGGACCACATGCACGTCCTTCACAACTATCGGGGCTACGAGGACGAGTTCATTCAGTGA
- a CDS encoding Na/Pi symporter, which translates to MTSLHQLQALPINPRKVFFGRLLRFLSLALVLAVFFLGLELLGASFKLLGRGVAQTLIQTTSNPFVGLFVGILATSLVQSSSAVTSLVVSIVAGGGLTVSGAIPIVMGANMGTSVTNTFVALGHVTRRDEFQLATAGATVHDMFNLLSVIVLLPLELAFGVISYPAKLLASGLSDVGGARLLSPVHAIISPVAGKVIGFLGSNGWFVLAVGGIVLFVAIRYMVVILRSMSMGTSERTIHAYLFADAPRALLVGIVLTIMVQSSSITTSTIVPLVAAGVVTVEQIFPLVIGANIGTTITALLAALALASTGSLSGLAALEVAFAHMCFNIFGAAIFLPVKSLRDIPLRLANGLGRLAARNRMYAVAYIVTVFFLIPLLILTLARAIDTTSTDEPSDTVQTSSGDPPLTE; encoded by the coding sequence GTGACATCGCTGCATCAGCTGCAGGCCCTGCCCATCAACCCACGCAAGGTATTCTTTGGCCGTCTGCTTCGCTTTCTGAGCCTTGCTCTGGTGCTGGCGGTCTTCTTCCTTGGTCTCGAACTCCTGGGAGCGTCGTTCAAACTCCTGGGGCGCGGAGTGGCGCAGACACTGATTCAGACCACCTCGAATCCGTTCGTGGGCCTCTTCGTCGGCATTCTTGCCACGTCGCTGGTGCAGAGTTCGTCCGCCGTCACTTCTCTTGTTGTCTCTATCGTAGCCGGCGGCGGGCTCACGGTTTCGGGCGCCATCCCGATCGTCATGGGCGCGAACATGGGGACGAGCGTGACGAATACGTTCGTTGCGCTGGGACACGTCACCCGTCGTGACGAGTTCCAACTGGCGACGGCCGGGGCAACCGTCCACGATATGTTCAATCTGCTATCCGTGATCGTGCTCCTGCCATTGGAGCTCGCGTTCGGAGTCATTAGCTATCCGGCGAAATTGCTGGCAAGCGGTCTGTCGGACGTGGGGGGTGCCAGACTCCTTAGCCCGGTCCATGCCATCATCTCACCGGTCGCCGGCAAAGTGATTGGTTTCCTGGGCTCCAACGGGTGGTTCGTACTTGCGGTCGGCGGGATCGTGCTGTTCGTGGCGATACGATACATGGTTGTGATTCTGCGATCGATGTCGATGGGCACTTCGGAGCGAACCATTCACGCGTACCTTTTCGCTGATGCGCCCCGGGCGCTTCTCGTCGGGATTGTGCTGACGATAATGGTGCAGTCTTCATCCATCACCACATCTACCATTGTTCCTCTGGTGGCGGCAGGCGTGGTGACCGTCGAGCAGATATTCCCGCTCGTCATAGGCGCCAACATCGGGACTACGATCACCGCGCTGCTCGCGGCACTGGCTCTGGCCAGCACCGGGAGCCTATCGGGCCTCGCTGCACTGGAAGTCGCGTTTGCCCATATGTGCTTCAACATATTCGGTGCGGCGATCTTCTTGCCGGTGAAGTCATTGAGGGACATACCGTTGCGACTCGCCAACGGACTGGGGCGCCTGGCTGCACGAAACCGGATGTACGCGGTCGCCTACATCGTCACCGTATTCTTCCTCATCCCGCTCCTCATTCTCACACTCGCGCGCGCGATCGACACGACGTCCACCGACGAACCTTCGGACACCGTCCAGACTTCGTCAGGTGACCCACCTCTCACTGAATGA
- a CDS encoding phosphate ABC transporter ATP-binding protein, which yields MAINSATKQTAVELAIRTQNLNLWYGDFQALFDVDFEVKRGLVTSLIGPSGCGKSTLLRCVNRINERLGYVRTEGTVEVQGENIYDEDVELSQLRKQIGMVFQRPNPFPLSIRDNILFSTGIHRSRKDRLSKSEQDEIVESSLQEVLLWDTVKDRLDQRATKLSLEEQQKLCIARLLPVKPGILLMDEPCSALDPKATEAVEELIWELRGEFTILIVTHNMAQARRASDECAFMLMGKLVEHTRTEDMFVTPAHRETADYIEGRYG from the coding sequence ATGGCGATCAACTCTGCAACAAAACAGACCGCTGTCGAGCTCGCGATTCGGACTCAGAATCTGAATCTCTGGTACGGGGATTTTCAGGCCCTGTTCGATGTCGATTTTGAGGTCAAACGAGGCCTTGTCACTTCGTTGATCGGTCCGTCCGGGTGTGGAAAATCCACCCTGTTGCGATGTGTGAATCGCATTAATGAGCGGCTGGGTTACGTGAGAACCGAGGGCACCGTGGAGGTACAGGGCGAGAATATCTACGACGAAGATGTCGAACTGTCGCAATTGCGCAAGCAGATCGGCATGGTCTTTCAGCGCCCCAATCCTTTTCCGCTTTCGATTAGAGACAACATCCTGTTCAGCACAGGCATCCACCGTTCCAGGAAGGATCGGCTGAGCAAATCCGAACAGGATGAGATCGTTGAGTCATCGCTTCAGGAAGTGCTGCTGTGGGACACGGTGAAGGACCGGCTCGACCAGCGAGCCACGAAGTTGTCACTGGAAGAGCAGCAGAAGCTGTGCATAGCGAGACTTCTTCCGGTTAAACCGGGCATCCTTCTGATGGACGAGCCGTGCTCGGCGCTTGACCCCAAGGCAACCGAGGCCGTCGAAGAATTGATCTGGGAGCTCCGGGGAGAGTTTACGATCCTCATCGTCACACACAACATGGCTCAGGCCCGACGTGCGAGTGATGAGTGCGCGTTCATGTTGATGGGCAAGCTTGTGGAGCATACGCGTACGGAGGACATGTTCGTCACCCCGGCCCACAGGGAAACGGCGGACTACATCGAAGGGCGCTACGGGTGA